A portion of the Blastochloris tepida genome contains these proteins:
- the hflX gene encoding GTPase HflX: protein MTPRDETRRDSPGAARDTRQAPTRAAVLVPYRTRDRSPGGVGARTPEARLDEAVGLAAAIDLAVAIATLVPLAEVRPATFLGKGKVEEIAAAVEAEGIELAYVDAALSPVQQRNLERAWKTKVIDRTALILEIFGRRARTREGTLQVELAHLNYQKSRLVRSWTHLERQRGGFGFLGGPGETQIETDRRLIGERITAIERELEQVTRTRSLHRKSRERVPFPVVALVGYTNAGKSTLFNRLTRAEVFAENLLFATLDPTLRALDLPHGTRIILSDTVGFISELPTTLVAAFRATLEEVIEADLILHVRDVAHLDTAAQAADVEKVLGELGIDAADHARILEVWNKVDLLDGDTRARIEAEAERRPADQRPALVSALGGEGVEALLNLVEARITAGRITRTLSLAPEDGEGLAWLYRHTDVIGRTSEAETGRILVTVRVPAERLEEIDRRYPVAYFPPE, encoded by the coding sequence TTGACCCCCCGCGACGAAACGCGCCGCGATTCCCCCGGTGCCGCCCGCGATACGCGGCAGGCGCCGACGCGGGCCGCGGTGCTCGTGCCCTATCGCACCCGCGACAGGAGCCCGGGCGGGGTGGGCGCACGCACGCCCGAGGCCCGGCTCGACGAGGCGGTGGGCCTCGCAGCCGCCATCGACCTCGCCGTCGCCATCGCCACGCTGGTGCCGCTCGCCGAGGTGCGCCCGGCGACCTTCCTCGGCAAGGGCAAGGTCGAGGAGATCGCCGCTGCCGTCGAGGCCGAGGGGATCGAGCTGGCCTATGTCGATGCCGCGCTGTCGCCGGTGCAGCAGCGCAATCTGGAGCGGGCCTGGAAGACCAAGGTCATCGACCGCACCGCGCTGATTCTCGAAATCTTCGGCCGCAGGGCCCGCACCCGCGAGGGCACGCTGCAGGTCGAGCTTGCCCACCTCAACTATCAGAAGAGCCGGCTGGTGCGCTCCTGGACCCATCTGGAGCGCCAGCGCGGCGGCTTCGGCTTCCTCGGCGGCCCCGGCGAGACCCAGATCGAGACCGACCGCCGGCTGATCGGCGAACGAATCACCGCCATCGAGCGCGAGCTCGAACAGGTGACCCGCACCCGCTCGCTGCACCGCAAGAGCCGCGAGCGCGTTCCGTTCCCGGTGGTGGCGCTGGTCGGCTACACCAATGCCGGCAAATCGACCCTGTTCAACCGGCTGACGCGGGCCGAGGTGTTCGCCGAGAACCTGCTGTTCGCCACCCTCGACCCGACGCTGCGCGCGCTCGACCTGCCGCACGGCACCCGCATCATCCTGTCCGACACCGTGGGCTTCATCTCCGAACTGCCGACCACGCTGGTGGCGGCGTTCCGCGCCACGCTGGAGGAGGTGATCGAGGCCGACCTGATCCTGCACGTGCGCGACGTCGCCCACCTCGACACCGCGGCCCAGGCGGCGGACGTCGAGAAGGTGCTGGGCGAGCTCGGCATCGATGCCGCCGACCACGCCCGCATACTGGAGGTGTGGAACAAGGTCGACCTGCTGGATGGCGATACGCGCGCCCGCATCGAGGCCGAGGCGGAGCGCCGGCCTGCCGACCAGCGGCCGGCGCTGGTGTCGGCGCTGGGCGGGGAGGGGGTCGAGGCGCTGCTCAATCTGGTCGAGGCCCGCATCACCGCCGGCCGCATCACCCGCACGCTGTCGCTGGCGCCCGAGGACGGCGAAGGTCTGGCGTGGCTCTACCGTCATACGGACGTGATAGGCCGCACCAGCGAGGCTGAGACCGGCCGCATCCTGGTGACGGTGCGGGTGCCGGCCGAGCGGCTGGAAGAAATCGACCGCCGATACCCGGTTGCATATTTCCCTCCAGAATAG